From Apium graveolens cultivar Ventura chromosome 9, ASM990537v1, whole genome shotgun sequence, the proteins below share one genomic window:
- the LOC141686333 gene encoding uncharacterized protein LOC141686333 codes for MANLTKLEFVALDVSGNNYLSWVLDAELHLSANGLKDTIDPEKIPTVEQNAKAIIFLRHHIHEDLKSGYLTIKNPPTLWNNLKDIFDHQKLVHLPSARYDWINLRLQDFKSVTEYKFDLFKISSKLILCGENITDAEMIEKTLSTFHPNSMILAQQYRERNFQKYGELISLLLVAEKNNELLLKTHQIRPTGSAQLPKYITRHS; via the coding sequence ATGGCGAATCTTACAAAATTAGAGTTTGTTGCCTTGGATGTTTCGGggaataattatttatcatgggtACTTGATGCGGAATTACACCTTAGTGCTAATGGCCTAAAAGATACTATTGACCCGGAAAAAATCCCAACTGTTGAACAAAATGCAAAAGCAATTATCTTTCTTAGGCATCACATCCACGAAGATCTAAAATCTGGATACCTCACTATCAAAAATCCACCCACCCTTTGGAATAATCTCAAGGATATATTTGATCACCAGAAACTTGTTCACTTGCCATCTGCCCGATATGACTGGATTAATTTGAGATTACAGGATTTCAAATCTGTAACTGAATATAAATTTGACCTTTTCAAGATAagctcaaaattaattttatgtggTGAAAATATTACTGATGCTGAAATGATTGAAAAGACTCTCTCAACCTTTCACCCCAACAGTATGATCCTGGCTCAACAATATAGGGAGCGGAATTTTCAGAAATATGGCGAGCTGATATCTCTCCTTCTTGTGGCTGAAAAGAATAATGAgttgctactgaaaactcatcAGATACGTCCCACAGGCTCTGCCCAGTTACCTAAGTACATAACACGTCATTCCTGA